One window of the Runella slithyformis DSM 19594 genome contains the following:
- a CDS encoding transposase: MKFDPKIHHRNSIRRKDFDYSHWGPYFVTVCARNRECIFGEITDNRSVLNDLGHIIQNEWLALPQRFPEIQLDEYIVMPNHFHGIICLAEASTASPLIAEVNSTPTLGDIICAFKSLVFKRYYDLIRQNNLHEIAKCWQRNYWERIIRNNREFDNIRHYIATNPEKWAEDSDNLDRLLTRMTERKDR; this comes from the coding sequence ATGAAATTTGACCCCAAAATCCATCATCGAAATTCCATTCGACGCAAAGACTTTGACTATAGTCATTGGGGTCCTTACTTCGTCACGGTATGTGCAAGAAATCGAGAATGTATTTTCGGCGAAATAACTGATAATCGATCTGTATTGAATGATTTAGGCCATATTATTCAAAATGAATGGCTGGCATTGCCCCAACGATTTCCTGAAATACAATTGGATGAATACATCGTTATGCCCAATCATTTCCATGGAATTATTTGTCTCGCAGAAGCAAGTACCGCGTCTCCCTTAATAGCGGAGGTAAATTCAACCCCCACGCTGGGCGACATTATTTGTGCTTTTAAATCGCTGGTTTTCAAACGATACTACGATTTAATTCGGCAAAATAATCTACACGAAATCGCCAAATGCTGGCAGCGTAATTATTGGGAACGCATCATTCGCAACAATCGTGAGTTCGATAACATTCGACATTATATAGCAACGAACCCTGAAAAATGGGCGGAGGATTCAGACAACTTGGATCGGCTGCTAACCCGTATGACAGAACGGAAGGATAGATAA